The nucleotide sequence GAATATCTCGAAAGCGGATAGTCAGATTTTTACACAGAGAAGGGAGAGTGATTGTTAATGTTATCGGTGTTATCGAAGTTAAGCTGGTTTTTTAAAGAAAACTGGAAGAGATACAGTGTCGCGATTACATTGCTGATTTTTGTCGGCATTCTTGATGTACTGCCGCCGAAAATCGTCGGTATGGCAATCGATTCAATCCAAATTGGTTCCATGAACCAATCGTTAATCCTAAAGTACATTGGCGGCCTCTTGCTGATTACGGTGGTCTCTTATTTCATCACTTATATTTGGATGTATCAATTATTCGGCGGAGCGTTCCTGATTGAACGGAAGCTCAGGACCCGTTTTATGAAGCATTTGCTGAAAATGACACCGACGTTCTTCGAGAAGAACCGAACTGGTGACTTGATGGCAAGGGCGACGAATGACTTAAAGGCAATATCTATCACGGCAGGTTTCGGAGTACTGACACTTGTCGATTCAAGCATCTTCATGCTGACAATCCTGTTCACGATGGGCTTTTTCATCAGCTGGGAGCTGACACTGGTTTCGATCATCCCGCTGCCAATCATGGCGTTTCTAATTAACATATACGGCAAAAGGATTCATTCAAAATTCACCTCTGCCCAGGATGCATTCGGCGAGCTGAATGACCGGGTGCTTGAGTCTGTATCAGGAGTGCGTGTCATCCGCGCTTATGTACAGGAGAGAGCAGATGAATCAAGGTTTCATGACTTGACTGAAGATGTTTACCGTAAAAATGTCGAAGTCGCAAAAATCGATTCTCTGTTTGAACCAACGATTAAAATCCTTGTTGGTATGAGCTATTTAATTGGTCTAGGATATGGAGCATTTCTTGTTTTCCAGCAAAAGCTGACGCTGGGAGAGCTGGTCAGCTTTAATGTATACCTGGGAATGCTGATCTGGCCGATGTTCGCAATCGGTGAATTGATCAATGTCATGCAGCGAGGCAATGCGTCTCTGGACCGCCTGAATGAAACATTATCCTATAATGAGGATGTTGCCGATCCAGTTAAACCCGTGGAAGGCAATGAACCGGAATATTTACAAATGTCTGAGTTCACATTCAAATATCCTTCATCCAATGTAATGAACCTTGATAATATTAAGCTGCATTTGAACCGCGGCGAAACGTTGGGAATAGTGGGCAAAACGGGAAGCGGAAAGACGACATTGATCAAACAGCTGCTAAGGGAATATCCTGAAGGCAGTGGTAACCTGCTTGTATCAGGAGTGCCTATCCAGGAGCACAGCTTGAGGGAGACTCGGGGCTGGATGGGATATGTTCCGCAGGAAAACATCCTTTTCTCCCGTTCGGTCAAGGAAAATATTCTGTTCGGTAACCCTATGGCTTCCGAAAAAGACTTGCAGGATATCATCGACTTGGCGGCTTTCCGAAAGGACCTGGAGATGCTGCCGGAAGGTCTGGAAACACTTGTCGGTGAAAAAGGGGTCGCGCTTTCAGGCGGACAGAAGCAGCGTATTTCGATTGCGCGCGCATTGATCAAGGATCCGGAAATCCTTATTCTTGATGATTCGCTTTCGGCAGTCGATGCAAAAACAGAGAAAAAAATCATTGATAATATCCGCAGAGAGCGGAATGCGAAAACAACCATCATTACAACTCACAGAATGTCTGCGGTAGAGCATGCTGACCATATCGTCGTGCTGCAGGATGGAAAAATTATCGAGGAAGGCACGCACGAACAATTGATGGCTGCTCAAGGTTGGTATTACGATCAATTTACCAAGCAGCAGGCTTTAGCAGTCGAAGAGGAGGTGCACTCCATATGAGTACAGGAAAAAGGCTGTTTAGATATGCGTTAAATTATAAGAAAATAATCCTGATTGCCCTAGCAATGCTGACTGTCGCTGTTGTCGCAGACCTGGCAGGACCATTCATCGCCAAGCGGATGATTGACAACCACATTTTAGGAATTGAGTCGGTCTGGCACAAGACAGAAGCTGGCGATGGTGCAGTTGAATATAATGGCAGCTTTTACACAAAGGATGGCGACGCGGGAACCGCAGATTCTGTCCGGATTTTACAGGTCGGAAGGAATTTTGTGTTTGTAGATGCAGATGTCGAATTCGACGGGAACCGCAGCTATGAGGAAGGGATTTTAACAATCAGCAAAGGGTCAAAAGCTGCGCAATATGAAGCTGAAGTATTGTCCGGCGATGATTTGATGAATTTTTACAAACCAGAAATCCCGAATATTATTAAGCTGCTTTCCTTTTATTTCGGCTTGCTCGTCATTGCGTCCATCTTTCAATATGGGCAGAGGTTTTATTTGCAAAAGTCTGCGAACCGGATTATCCAGAAGCTGCGGGAGGATGTCTTCAGGCAAATCCAGCGGCTGCCGATCCAGTATTTTGACAATCTTCCTGCAGGAAAGGTCGTTGCCAGGATCACGAATGACACAGAGGCGATCCGCGAATTGTATGTCACCGTCCTCTCAACGTTCTTTACAAGTTTCATCTATATTACCGGTATCTATATTGCCTTGTTCATCCTGAATGCAAAGCTTGCGGCGATTTGTTTGCTGCTATTGCCAATCCTGTTCGTTTGGGCAAAGCTTTATCGCAAGTACGCATCAAAATACAATCATGTCATCCGATCCCGCGTAAGTGATATTAATGGCATGATCAATGAATCCATCCAAGGCATGAGCATCATACAGGCCTTCAGCAGGGAAAAAGAAACACAGCAGGAATTCGAGACGCTTAATAAAGAGCATTTTACTTATCAAAATAAATTGTTGAGTTTGAATTCCTCTACATCCCATAATCTTGTGGGGGTGTTAAGAAATATCGTCTTTGTGGCTTTCATCTGGTATTTTGGCGGAGAGGCCCTTCAGCCATCTTCCGCCATTTCACTCGGAATGCTCTACGCGTTTGTCGATTATATTAATCGACTGTTCAATCCTGTCCAGGGAATCGTCAACCAGCTGGCTAACCTTGAGCAGGCGCTGGTTGCCGGAGAGCGGGTGTTCAGTCTTATGGATGAGGAAGGAATCGACGTAAGTGAGAAGGAGATTCATCGTTACAAAGGGAATGTTATTTTCGACCATGTATCATTTGGCTATAAAGAAGGCGAATATGTGCTGAAGGATCTTTGCTTTGAAGCAAATCAGGGTGAAACCATCGCGCTTGTCGGCCATACGGGATCAGGAAAAAGCTCAATCATGAACTTGCTGTTCAGGTTCTATGATCCCCAGGAAGGGAAAATTCTGATTGACGGCATGGATATTACCGAAATGCCGAGACAGACCTTGCGCAAGCATATGGGAATCGTCCTCCAGGATCCGTTCCTCTTTACCGGGACAATAGCCTCCAACGTTAGCCTTGATCACCCTGACATTACTAGGGAAACGGTAGAGAAAGCGCTGGCGAGCGTAGGGGCAGACCGCGTTTTGAAAAATCTTGAAAAAGGTTATGATGAGCCGGTGATTGAAAAGGGCAGTACGCTCTCAAGCGGGCAGAGACAGTTAGTTTCTTTTGCTAGAGCATTGGCCTTCGATCCGGCCATCCTGATACTTGATGAAGCGACATCGAGCATTGATACCGAAACAGAAGCAATAATCCAGGAAGCTATGGATGTCCTTAAGGAAGGCAGGACGACCTTCATCATCGCCCACAGGTTATCGACCATCCGAAATGCTGACCAGATCCTTGTGCTGGACCGCGGGCGGATTGTTGAAAAAGGAAACCATGATCAGCTGATGGAGCTTAAAGGTAAATACTTTCAAATGTACCAGCTGCAGCTTGGCAACAAAGTGAAGGCAGGGTAAACAAGAAAATCCATACCCATTCTTATTGGGTATGGATTTTTTGTTTAGATGATGACGCGATTATTGCTTTTACGGAATATGAGAAACGTCACTTCAAATCATCTTTTTGTCACAAAATATTACGAAACCCTCCCGTTGCCTTTAGGCCTGCTGTGGTAATTTAATAATAAACAGATAAAAATTCAGGAGGTTGTTAAGATGGCGGAGTACGCAGTAACCTTAAGCATCGCAAGCATCATGATCCTGGGCTATTATATAGGCTATGCAATTTATAAGGCATAACCTGGACCGAAAATAGACATAATGAAAAGCGGAAGCAGCATTCATGACTGCTTCCGCTTTTTGTTCTCGCCTAAATGCACTTTTCTGTAATTTATTCTTTAGAACAGGTATCCTATAGGCGAAAATGTTTTAAATCTTTTGATAAGTTAATAATTAGATTGAGGAGGGATCGTGTTGTCAGATTATCGGGTTGAAAGAGATACAATAGGTGAAATCAATGTGCCATCAGATAAATACTGGGGGGCGCAAACACAGCGGAGCAAACAGAATTTCAAGATAGGCACAGAAAAAATGCCAATTGATGTGATTTATGCTTTTGCGGAAGTTAAGAAAGCTGCAGCTAGTGTGAATGCCGCTTCTGGGAAATTGCCGGAAGCAAAAGCGAAGGCGATCAAGGCGGCTTGCGATGAAATCCTTGCCGGGGAATTCGATACACATTTTCCGTTAGTTGTATGGCAGACGGGAAGCGGAACTCAATCGAATATGAACGTGAATGAAGTGGTAGCAAGAAGGGCGAATGAACTTCTTGAAAATGAAGGGTCAAATGAAAAAGTTCACCCAAATGATGATGTGAATATGTCACAGAGCTCAAACGATACATTCCCGACAGCGATGCATATTGCTGCTGTCAAAAAAGTGACAGGAGAAGTATTGCCTGCACTAGAGCTTTTTAAAGAAACATTGAAGCAAAAAGAGCATGAATTCAATGACATCATTAAAATTGGCAGGACACACCTCCAGGATGCGACTCCATTGACACTGGGACAGGAAATCAGCGGCTGGAGAACCATGCTTGAGAAAAATGAACAGATGATTAAGGATGGATTGAAATATGTCCGTGATTTAGCAATTGGCGGAACGGCTGTAGGCACAGGAATAAATGCAGCGAAGGACTTTGGTGACCAGGTAGCGCAGCAGCTTGTTGAACAAACGGGAGAGACCTTTCATTCCGCTCCTAACAAATTCCATGCACTGACTTCACATGATGAAATTGTTTTCCTTCATGGAGCATTGAAAGGGCTCGCAGCAGACTTGATGAAAATTGCCAATGATGTTCGCTGGCTGGCCAGCGGCCCAAGAAGCGGGATTGGTGAACTTTCCATACCGGCAAATGAACCTGGCAGTTCAATCATGCCTGGAAAGGTTAATCCAACCCAAAGCGAAGCACTGACAATGGTGGCGACACAGGTGTTTGGAAATGACGCGACAATCGGATTTGCCGCAAGCCAGGGGAATTTTGAGCTGAATGTTTTTAAGCCCGTGATCATTTTTAACTTCTTGCAAAGCGCGAGGCTTTTGGCTGACGGAATGCGTTCGTTCAATGATAACTGTGCAGAAGGTATTGAGGCGAACCTTGATGTGATTGCAGGCCATGTTGAGCGGTCATTAATGCTTGTTACAGCTTTGAATCCTCACATTGGTTATGAAAAAGCAGCAGAAATCGCCAAGATCGCCTTCAAAGAAAATACAACCTTGAAGGAAGCGGCGATTAAAACAGGCTATCTAACATCAGAGCAATATGACGAGTGGGTTAAGCCTGAAAAGATGATTTAACTGACTGGAAAGAGCATGTAACCCGAAAGAATCTCTTTTATTAGGGGCAAATGCAAAAGGACAAAGTTGGTGCCTGAAAAGCATTCTTGATGACAAATTATAAGGCCCCCTTTGAGAAGGGGGCCTAAGCCATTCTATTTAATTTTATTGTTAATTACAATTTAGCGTGCAGAACCGCCAAGTTGTTGCTCAGCCATTTGTACAAGACGCTTAGTGATTTCTCCACCAACTGAACCGTTTGCACGAGAAGTTGTTTCTCCACCAAGCTGTACGCCAAATTCTGTTGCGATTTCGTACTTCATTTGATCAAGAGCTTGTTGAACACCAGGAACTAATAATTGATTAGTGTTGTTGTTACTAGCCATTAATATTTCC is from Mesobacillus boroniphilus and encodes:
- a CDS encoding ABC transporter ATP-binding protein — encoded protein: MSTGKRLFRYALNYKKIILIALAMLTVAVVADLAGPFIAKRMIDNHILGIESVWHKTEAGDGAVEYNGSFYTKDGDAGTADSVRILQVGRNFVFVDADVEFDGNRSYEEGILTISKGSKAAQYEAEVLSGDDLMNFYKPEIPNIIKLLSFYFGLLVIASIFQYGQRFYLQKSANRIIQKLREDVFRQIQRLPIQYFDNLPAGKVVARITNDTEAIRELYVTVLSTFFTSFIYITGIYIALFILNAKLAAICLLLLPILFVWAKLYRKYASKYNHVIRSRVSDINGMINESIQGMSIIQAFSREKETQQEFETLNKEHFTYQNKLLSLNSSTSHNLVGVLRNIVFVAFIWYFGGEALQPSSAISLGMLYAFVDYINRLFNPVQGIVNQLANLEQALVAGERVFSLMDEEGIDVSEKEIHRYKGNVIFDHVSFGYKEGEYVLKDLCFEANQGETIALVGHTGSGKSSIMNLLFRFYDPQEGKILIDGMDITEMPRQTLRKHMGIVLQDPFLFTGTIASNVSLDHPDITRETVEKALASVGADRVLKNLEKGYDEPVIEKGSTLSSGQRQLVSFARALAFDPAILILDEATSSIDTETEAIIQEAMDVLKEGRTTFIIAHRLSTIRNADQILVLDRGRIVEKGNHDQLMELKGKYFQMYQLQLGNKVKAG
- a CDS encoding ABC transporter ATP-binding protein — protein: MLSVLSKLSWFFKENWKRYSVAITLLIFVGILDVLPPKIVGMAIDSIQIGSMNQSLILKYIGGLLLITVVSYFITYIWMYQLFGGAFLIERKLRTRFMKHLLKMTPTFFEKNRTGDLMARATNDLKAISITAGFGVLTLVDSSIFMLTILFTMGFFISWELTLVSIIPLPIMAFLINIYGKRIHSKFTSAQDAFGELNDRVLESVSGVRVIRAYVQERADESRFHDLTEDVYRKNVEVAKIDSLFEPTIKILVGMSYLIGLGYGAFLVFQQKLTLGELVSFNVYLGMLIWPMFAIGELINVMQRGNASLDRLNETLSYNEDVADPVKPVEGNEPEYLQMSEFTFKYPSSNVMNLDNIKLHLNRGETLGIVGKTGSGKTTLIKQLLREYPEGSGNLLVSGVPIQEHSLRETRGWMGYVPQENILFSRSVKENILFGNPMASEKDLQDIIDLAAFRKDLEMLPEGLETLVGEKGVALSGGQKQRISIARALIKDPEILILDDSLSAVDAKTEKKIIDNIRRERNAKTTIITTHRMSAVEHADHIVVLQDGKIIEEGTHEQLMAAQGWYYDQFTKQQALAVEEEVHSI
- a CDS encoding alpha/beta-type small acid-soluble spore protein; its protein translation is MASNNNTNQLLVPGVQQALDQMKYEIATEFGVQLGGETTSRANGSVGGEITKRLVQMAEQQLGGSAR
- the fumC gene encoding class II fumarate hydratase → MSDYRVERDTIGEINVPSDKYWGAQTQRSKQNFKIGTEKMPIDVIYAFAEVKKAAASVNAASGKLPEAKAKAIKAACDEILAGEFDTHFPLVVWQTGSGTQSNMNVNEVVARRANELLENEGSNEKVHPNDDVNMSQSSNDTFPTAMHIAAVKKVTGEVLPALELFKETLKQKEHEFNDIIKIGRTHLQDATPLTLGQEISGWRTMLEKNEQMIKDGLKYVRDLAIGGTAVGTGINAAKDFGDQVAQQLVEQTGETFHSAPNKFHALTSHDEIVFLHGALKGLAADLMKIANDVRWLASGPRSGIGELSIPANEPGSSIMPGKVNPTQSEALTMVATQVFGNDATIGFAASQGNFELNVFKPVIIFNFLQSARLLADGMRSFNDNCAEGIEANLDVIAGHVERSLMLVTALNPHIGYEKAAEIAKIAFKENTTLKEAAIKTGYLTSEQYDEWVKPEKMI